A genome region from Thalassococcus arenae includes the following:
- a CDS encoding NAD-dependent deacylase: MEKIVILTGAGISAESGLGTFRDKDGLWTRYPLEDVATPQGFARDPALVHDFYNARRSQAAKAEPNAAHHALARLQTDHSGSVVIVTQNVDGLHERAGARVIHMHGQLDQALCHACGHRWPAPQTMAPADPCPSCRAAATRPDVVWFGEFPYWMDEIAGHLEACTLFAAIGTSGQVYPAAGFVQEAALSGARTVEINLEASGMPGLFDEVVLGPATQAVPRWVDSLLAGPR; this comes from the coding sequence ATGGAAAAGATCGTCATCCTGACAGGCGCGGGCATCTCGGCCGAAAGCGGGCTGGGCACCTTTCGCGACAAGGACGGCCTGTGGACGCGTTACCCGCTGGAAGACGTGGCCACGCCGCAGGGCTTCGCCCGCGATCCCGCGCTGGTTCACGACTTCTACAATGCCCGCCGCTCGCAAGCCGCCAAGGCCGAACCCAACGCCGCCCATCATGCCCTGGCCCGGCTGCAAACGGACCACAGCGGGTCCGTCGTGATCGTGACGCAGAATGTCGACGGGCTGCATGAACGCGCCGGGGCGCGGGTGATCCACATGCACGGGCAACTGGATCAGGCTTTGTGCCATGCATGCGGGCATCGCTGGCCCGCGCCCCAAACCATGGCACCGGCCGATCCCTGTCCGTCCTGCCGCGCAGCCGCGACCCGGCCCGACGTGGTCTGGTTCGGCGAATTTCCCTATTGGATGGACGAAATCGCCGGACATCTCGAGGCGTGCACCCTGTTCGCCGCGATCGGCACATCGGGTCAGGTCTATCCAGCGGCCGGTTTCGTACAGGAAGCCGCGCTGAGCGGCGCGCGAACGGTCGAGATCAATCTCGAAGCCTCGGGCATGCCCGGCCTGTTCGACGAGGTGGTGCTGGGCCCGGCGACACAGGCCGTGCCACGCTGGGTGGACAGCCTGCTTGCCGGGCCCCGCTGA
- a CDS encoding copper chaperone PCu(A)C — translation MFQRILLAGAAALTLAVPAFADITIEDAYARSAMPNAKTGAAFMIISNSGDADDRLLSVASDVAQRVELHTHIDNGQGMMQMVEVEEGFVIPAGGSHALQRGGDHVMFMGLTGPLVQGEAVTVTLTFEKAGDMVVEIPVDLERQPAPGGMGHGMKHGQGMAPKASN, via the coding sequence ATGTTCCAACGTATCCTTTTGGCCGGCGCCGCGGCGCTGACCCTTGCAGTGCCCGCATTCGCCGACATCACCATCGAAGACGCCTATGCCCGGTCGGCGATGCCCAATGCCAAGACCGGCGCGGCCTTCATGATCATCAGCAACAGCGGCGACGCCGACGACCGGTTGCTCTCGGTTGCGTCGGATGTCGCGCAACGGGTCGAACTGCACACCCATATCGACAACGGCCAGGGCATGATGCAGATGGTCGAGGTCGAAGAGGGCTTTGTCATCCCCGCTGGCGGCAGTCACGCACTGCAACGCGGCGGCGACCACGTCATGTTCATGGGCCTGACCGGGCCCCTCGTCCAGGGCGAGGCGGTGACCGTCACGCTGACCTTCGAGAAAGCCGGCGACATGGTTGTCGAAATCCCGGTCGATCTTGAACGCCAGCCCGCGCCGGGCGGCATGGGCCACGGCATGAAACATGGCCAGGGCATGGCACCCAAGGCGTCGAACTGA
- the rpmB gene encoding 50S ribosomal protein L28, whose product MSRVCELTGKGPMVGNNVSHANNKTKRRFLPNLNDVTLQSETLGRGVKLRISAAALRSVDHRGGLDKFLAKAKDTELSNRALKVKKEIEKAQAATA is encoded by the coding sequence ATGTCGCGTGTTTGCGAACTGACCGGTAAGGGCCCGATGGTTGGCAACAACGTCAGCCACGCCAACAACAAGACCAAGCGGCGTTTCCTGCCGAACCTGAACGATGTGACGCTGCAGTCCGAAACGCTGGGCCGTGGTGTCAAGCTGCGTATCTCGGCGGCGGCGCTTCGGTCGGTCGATCACCGCGGCGGGCTGGACAAGTTCCTGGCCAAGGCCAAGGACACCGAGCTGAGCAACCGTGCTCTGAAGGTCAAGAAAGAGATCGAAAAGGCACAGGCGGCAACTGCCTGA
- a CDS encoding alpha/beta hydrolase produces MKRHVFFDGALLNGTLFNPGQSRLFVSFRQRIGDPGNFEKARAVHRYAANGFTHLHLQSRWNDWYVNAETPALERALEAFSAQFESVCAMGFSMGGYAALRLAGPLRLCHLLAISPQYSIAKVHVPFDRRYRAEARGWDAEAGDLACRGTDVRGAVLIDPFRPLDLANAELIAAAFPNLTVVRLPCGGHPATRALRQGGKLGWLQDQLAQGVPDPRAIGRSHRAVRRDSESYWRHLQALAKHRGRSTLAETARKQARRIAAKSAGAGLDGGAAEP; encoded by the coding sequence ATGAAGCGGCACGTTTTCTTTGACGGCGCGCTGCTGAACGGCACGCTGTTCAATCCCGGCCAGTCACGCCTGTTCGTCAGCTTCCGCCAGCGCATCGGCGACCCTGGCAATTTCGAAAAGGCGCGTGCGGTGCACCGCTATGCGGCCAACGGCTTTACCCACCTGCACCTTCAAAGCCGCTGGAACGACTGGTACGTCAACGCGGAAACCCCGGCGCTCGAACGCGCGCTCGAGGCGTTCTCGGCGCAGTTCGAAAGCGTTTGCGCAATGGGGTTTTCCATGGGCGGTTACGCGGCCTTGCGCCTTGCCGGGCCGTTGCGCTTGTGTCATCTGCTGGCGATCTCGCCGCAATACTCCATCGCCAAGGTGCATGTGCCCTTCGACCGGCGCTACCGCGCCGAGGCGCGGGGCTGGGATGCGGAAGCGGGCGATCTCGCCTGCCGGGGGACGGATGTGCGGGGTGCGGTGCTGATCGACCCGTTCCGCCCGCTGGACCTGGCCAATGCCGAACTGATCGCCGCGGCTTTCCCGAACCTGACCGTGGTGCGCCTGCCCTGCGGCGGCCATCCGGCGACGCGGGCCCTGCGCCAGGGCGGCAAGCTGGGCTGGTTGCAGGATCAACTGGCACAAGGCGTGCCGGACCCGCGCGCCATCGGCCGCAGCCATCGCGCGGTGCGCCGCGACAGCGAAAGCTATTGGCGTCACCTGCAAGCCCTGGCCAAGCATCGCGGTCGTTCCACCCTTGCCGAAACCGCCCGCAAGCAGGCCCGCAGAATTGCCGCGAAATCGGCTGGGGCGGGACTTGACGGCGGCGCGGCAGAGCCTTAG
- the meaB gene encoding methylmalonyl Co-A mutase-associated GTPase MeaB, producing the protein MDDTQTLAKRLCAGDRRALARAITLVESSRPDHRTQALALLDALRGHGHEALRIGLSGTPGVGKSTFIEAFGCMLTGQGLRVAVLAVDPSSARTGGSILGDKTRMERLSRDPRAFIRPSPSQTHLGGVARRTREAIDLCEAAGFDVILIETVGVGQSETMVAEMSDLFLLLLAPAGGDELQGVKRGIMEIADLILVNKADGELKAAATRTCADYAGALRLMRKRPEDPPGFPKALTVSAMEEAGLATAWEAMTELADWRRDHGHFTARRAAQARHWFEAEVRHGLLARLDGSEARAALARLGEAVAAGEMSPAKAAQDLLAHLPSR; encoded by the coding sequence ATGGACGATACGCAAACTCTTGCCAAGCGGCTTTGTGCCGGGGACCGCCGGGCGCTTGCGCGGGCGATCACGTTGGTGGAAAGCAGCCGACCGGACCACCGGACGCAGGCGCTGGCGCTGCTCGATGCGCTGCGCGGTCACGGGCACGAGGCGCTGCGGATCGGTTTGTCGGGAACCCCGGGCGTCGGCAAGTCGACCTTCATCGAGGCCTTCGGCTGCATGCTGACCGGGCAGGGATTGCGCGTGGCGGTGCTGGCGGTCGATCCGTCCTCGGCCCGCACCGGCGGGTCGATCCTGGGCGACAAGACCCGCATGGAACGTCTGAGCCGCGATCCCCGAGCGTTCATCCGCCCGTCGCCCAGCCAGACCCATCTGGGCGGTGTCGCCCGCCGCACGCGCGAAGCGATCGATCTGTGCGAGGCAGCGGGCTTTGACGTCATCCTGATCGAGACCGTCGGCGTCGGCCAGTCCGAAACCATGGTGGCCGAGATGTCCGACCTGTTCCTGCTGCTGTTGGCGCCCGCCGGCGGCGACGAATTGCAGGGGGTCAAGCGCGGGATCATGGAAATCGCCGACCTGATCCTGGTCAACAAGGCCGATGGCGAACTCAAGGCCGCGGCAACGCGGACCTGCGCCGACTATGCCGGCGCCCTGCGGCTGATGCGCAAGCGCCCCGAAGACCCACCGGGCTTTCCCAAGGCGCTGACCGTATCGGCAATGGAAGAGGCCGGTCTGGCCACGGCGTGGGAGGCGATGACGGAACTGGCGGACTGGCGCCGCGACCACGGTCATTTCACCGCCCGCCGCGCCGCTCAGGCCCGCCACTGGTTCGAGGCCGAGGTGCGGCACGGCCTGCTGGCGCGCCTGGACGGTAGCGAAGCCCGTGCCGCCCTGGCACGGCTGGGCGAGGCCGTGGCAGCGGGCGAGATGTCTCCGGCCAAGGCCGCGCAGGACCTGCTCGCGCATCTGCCGTCGCGATGA
- a CDS encoding calcium-binding protein has protein sequence MPVSTILANLKDIADFVRSDPGLPANIVQADIDGGAAAAELMNGVIAQAIVATGANADGIITPDDARAISDHIRGNPGLYADFVEGHGDDEGNEETGFHLVQGDGGAFRFQGRQFIDTVADAIYHIGFTYSPGPEGRFVNEDGNQNETVADIAGWLNYFVNGVNVVFGHDGAETLHSGHYSFALDDAANELFLAAGGDDQVWAGDGNDTVNGGDGKDKIGGGDGDDRLYGQAGNDSVWGDGGDDTIGGGTGNDVIGGSDGNDNVQGGQGSDTLNGGDGDDLLRGGAGDDDLWGADGNDTVLGGAGRDTVGGGAGDDRLGGGAGDDTLWGAEGDDTLQAGGGNDEVGGGDGNDDMAGHAGNDGMSGGNGDDTIRGQAGNDDIDGGNDNDKIDAGDGADSVWGGHGDDSVFGGAGDDSIGGGDGNDRLSGGTGADSLGGHDGDDWLRGGADDDELWGGKGADTVEGGAGADLIFGWDGDATDVDTFVFAPGDSGITQTTRDVVEGFDTAEDLIDLTAFGPLDFIGGDAFDGSGPAVRFASEFLEIDSDANGVADFSVQFRWVAEIAETDLLLV, from the coding sequence ATGCCCGTTTCAACGATCCTCGCAAATCTAAAGGACATCGCCGACTTCGTGCGCAGCGACCCGGGGCTTCCGGCCAATATCGTGCAAGCCGATATCGACGGTGGTGCAGCGGCCGCCGAACTCATGAACGGCGTGATCGCCCAGGCCATCGTCGCGACAGGGGCGAACGCGGACGGCATCATCACGCCCGACGACGCCCGCGCGATCAGCGACCATATCCGCGGCAATCCGGGCCTCTATGCCGATTTCGTCGAAGGCCACGGCGATGACGAGGGCAACGAGGAAACCGGTTTTCACCTTGTTCAGGGCGATGGCGGGGCGTTCCGGTTCCAGGGGCGCCAGTTCATCGATACCGTGGCAGACGCGATCTATCACATCGGCTTCACCTATTCGCCCGGACCCGAGGGGCGGTTCGTGAACGAAGACGGCAACCAGAACGAAACCGTCGCCGATATCGCCGGCTGGCTGAACTATTTCGTCAACGGGGTGAACGTCGTCTTCGGCCATGACGGCGCCGAGACGCTTCACAGCGGGCATTACAGCTTTGCGCTGGACGATGCCGCGAACGAACTGTTCCTTGCCGCCGGCGGTGACGACCAGGTCTGGGCCGGAGATGGGAACGACACGGTCAATGGCGGCGACGGCAAGGACAAGATCGGCGGTGGCGACGGCGACGACCGACTGTACGGACAGGCCGGTAACGACTCGGTCTGGGGCGATGGTGGCGACGACACGATCGGTGGCGGCACCGGCAACGACGTGATCGGCGGCAGTGACGGCAACGACAACGTCCAGGGCGGCCAGGGTTCGGACACGCTCAACGGCGGGGACGGCGACGACCTGCTGCGCGGCGGCGCGGGCGACGACGATCTCTGGGGGGCGGACGGCAACGACACCGTCCTTGGTGGTGCCGGCCGCGACACCGTCGGCGGCGGCGCAGGCGACGACCGGCTTGGCGGCGGCGCGGGCGACGACACGCTGTGGGGCGCCGAGGGCGACGACACGCTGCAAGCGGGCGGCGGCAACGACGAGGTCGGCGGCGGCGACGGCAACGACGACATGGCCGGCCATGCCGGCAATGACGGCATGAGCGGCGGCAACGGCGACGACACCATCCGCGGCCAGGCCGGCAACGACGATATCGACGGCGGCAATGACAACGACAAGATCGACGCCGGCGACGGCGCGGATTCGGTCTGGGGCGGGCATGGCGATGATTCCGTGTTCGGTGGCGCGGGCGACGATTCCATCGGGGGCGGTGACGGCAATGACCGGCTCAGCGGCGGCACGGGCGCGGATTCGCTTGGCGGCCATGACGGCGACGACTGGCTCAGGGGCGGGGCGGATGACGACGAACTGTGGGGCGGCAAGGGCGCCGACACCGTCGAAGGCGGCGCCGGCGCCGACCTGATCTTTGGCTGGGACGGCGACGCGACGGATGTCGACACCTTCGTTTTCGCACCGGGCGACAGCGGGATCACGCAAACCACCCGCGACGTCGTGGAAGGCTTCGACACGGCAGAGGACCTGATCGACCTCACCGCCTTCGGTCCGCTGGATTTCATCGGCGGCGACGCGTTCGATGGCTCGGGACCCGCAGTGCGGTTCGCGTCGGAATTCCTCGAGATCGACAGCGACGCGAACGGTGTTGCGGATTTCTCGGTCCAGTTCCGCTGGGTGGCCGAGATCGCCGAGACGGATTTGCTGCTTGTGTGA
- the hrpB gene encoding ATP-dependent helicase HrpB, protein MPHLTLPIDAILPALVENLHDQGRAVLQAPPGAGKTTRVPLALLQAGLTPGRIVMLEPRRLAARAAAARMAETLDEDPGQTVGYRIRGESRVSRATRIEVVTEGILTRMIQSDPELRGIGAVIFDEFHERSLNADLGLALCLEIAGALRDDLILLAMSATLDAEPVAALMRAPLLTSEGRAFPVETRWLDRPLPKTTRFETAMADLIAQAARDAEGGILAFLPGEAEIRRTQALLTGRLPADHHIRPLFGAMDFAAQRAAIRPEMQGRKIVLATAIAETSLTIEDIRVVVDGGLARRARFDPGSGMTRLVTERVTRAEATQRAGRAGRVAPGLAYRLWTRGEEGALAGFPPPEIETADLAGLALELALWGAGPGDLPLLTPPNAGAFAEAQALLRMLGALDRDARITEHGRALAALPLHPRLAHMLALSGSGAAPLAALLADRDPLQGAPCDLSFRLEALADPRGFAQRRPYPVNRGTLERIRTEARRLARSAGPDKGRSPAEAAALAYPDRVGLRRKGDAPRFQLSGGKGAVMADADPLAPTRLVVVTDTDGHPREARIRQAIAISEAELRGLFADQIGWREVCEWSRRDRRVAARQQEQFGAIVLDDRVWKDAPDDAVARAMLDGVRDLGLRLGDAEQRFCARVEIGRKGGLDLPEMTETALMDALEDWLLPYLAGVRSAEDWKRFDPLPALRARLDWAQMQALDQAVPARFTTPLGREVPIDYSGDAPEISLRLQEMFGQTSHPTVAGQPLKVTLLSPAHRPVQTTMDLPGFWAGSYADVRKDMKARYPKHPWPEDPTQADPTLRAKPRG, encoded by the coding sequence GTGCCCCACCTGACGCTGCCCATTGACGCCATCTTGCCGGCCCTGGTCGAGAACCTCCACGACCAGGGCCGTGCCGTGTTGCAGGCTCCGCCCGGCGCGGGCAAGACGACGCGGGTGCCGCTGGCACTGCTGCAGGCGGGGCTGACCCCCGGCCGGATCGTGATGCTGGAACCGCGGCGGCTGGCCGCGCGGGCCGCGGCCGCGCGCATGGCCGAAACGCTGGACGAAGACCCGGGCCAGACGGTCGGCTACCGCATCCGCGGCGAAAGCAGGGTGTCCCGAGCCACCCGGATCGAGGTGGTGACCGAAGGCATCCTGACGCGGATGATCCAGTCCGACCCCGAACTGCGGGGCATCGGCGCGGTGATCTTCGACGAATTCCACGAACGCTCGCTCAATGCCGACCTGGGGCTTGCGCTTTGCCTCGAAATCGCCGGCGCGCTGCGCGATGACCTGATCCTGCTGGCGATGTCGGCCACCCTGGATGCCGAACCGGTGGCCGCCCTGATGCGGGCGCCGCTGCTGACATCCGAAGGTCGCGCCTTTCCGGTCGAAACCCGCTGGCTGGACCGGCCCTTGCCCAAGACCACCCGGTTCGAAACCGCGATGGCCGACCTGATCGCCCAGGCTGCGCGAGACGCCGAAGGCGGGATCCTGGCCTTCCTGCCCGGCGAGGCCGAGATCCGCCGGACCCAAGCGCTGCTGACCGGTCGCTTGCCCGCCGATCACCACATTCGCCCATTGTTCGGCGCGATGGACTTCGCCGCGCAGCGCGCCGCGATCCGGCCCGAGATGCAGGGCCGCAAGATCGTCCTGGCCACGGCCATCGCCGAAACCTCGCTGACGATCGAGGATATCCGCGTGGTGGTGGATGGCGGGCTGGCTCGACGGGCACGGTTCGACCCCGGTTCCGGCATGACGCGGCTGGTCACCGAGCGGGTCACGCGCGCCGAGGCGACGCAACGCGCCGGCCGCGCGGGCCGTGTGGCGCCGGGCCTGGCCTACCGCCTCTGGACGCGGGGAGAAGAAGGCGCGCTGGCGGGCTTTCCGCCGCCCGAAATCGAAACCGCCGATCTGGCGGGGCTGGCGCTGGAACTGGCGCTTTGGGGTGCAGGCCCCGGGGACCTGCCGCTGCTGACCCCGCCCAATGCCGGCGCTTTCGCCGAAGCTCAGGCGCTGTTGCGGATGCTCGGCGCGCTGGATCGCGATGCCCGCATCACCGAACACGGCCGCGCCCTGGCGGCGTTGCCACTGCATCCGCGCCTGGCGCATATGCTGGCCTTGTCCGGGTCCGGTGCTGCGCCGCTGGCCGCGTTGCTGGCCGATCGCGACCCGCTGCAAGGCGCGCCCTGCGACCTGTCTTTTCGGCTCGAGGCGTTGGCAGATCCGCGCGGCTTTGCCCAGAGACGCCCCTACCCGGTCAATCGCGGCACCCTCGAGCGCATCCGCACCGAAGCGCGGCGGCTGGCCAGGTCCGCCGGGCCGGACAAGGGCCGCAGCCCTGCCGAAGCCGCCGCGCTGGCCTATCCCGACCGCGTCGGCCTGCGCCGCAAGGGCGATGCGCCACGCTTCCAGTTGTCGGGGGGCAAGGGGGCGGTGATGGCCGATGCCGACCCGCTGGCGCCAACCCGGCTGGTGGTGGTCACCGACACCGACGGCCATCCGCGCGAGGCACGCATCCGGCAGGCCATCGCCATTTCCGAGGCCGAACTGCGCGGTCTGTTCGCGGACCAGATCGGCTGGCGGGAGGTCTGCGAATGGTCCCGGCGCGACCGACGCGTGGCGGCGCGCCAGCAGGAACAATTCGGCGCCATCGTGCTGGATGACCGGGTCTGGAAGGATGCACCCGACGACGCGGTGGCGCGGGCTATGCTGGACGGCGTGCGCGATCTGGGTCTGCGGCTGGGCGACGCGGAACAGCGCTTTTGCGCCCGGGTCGAGATCGGACGCAAGGGCGGTCTCGATCTGCCCGAGATGACAGAAACCGCGCTGATGGACGCCCTCGAGGACTGGCTGTTGCCCTATCTGGCGGGCGTGCGGTCGGCGGAGGACTGGAAGCGCTTCGATCCGCTGCCCGCGCTTCGGGCCCGGCTGGATTGGGCGCAGATGCAGGCGTTGGACCAGGCGGTGCCCGCGCGCTTCACCACGCCGCTGGGCCGCGAGGTGCCGATCGACTATTCCGGCGACGCTCCCGAGATTTCGCTGCGTCTGCAGGAGATGTTCGGCCAGACCTCTCACCCCACGGTCGCAGGCCAGCCGCTGAAGGTCACGCTGCTGTCGCCGGCGCATCGCCCGGTGCAGACCACGATGGACCTGCCGGGTTTCTGGGCGGGGTCATACGCCGATGTGCGCAAGGACATGAAGGCGCGGTACCCGAAACATCCCTGGCCCGAGGACCCGACCCAGGCCGACCCGACCTTGCGTGCCAAGCCACGCGGCTAG
- a CDS encoding sterol desaturase family protein, with translation MSGEPERPGLPGWHHVPDVPIAVSPFFSWPPDPRRMIRWIADRWFRLAENAVLTAVALICVAWFQPSLETTRTLGADWIAAIWLRNLVLMIAVAGGLHWFFYMRRGQGDRLKYDGRDLVAKGRQFSFGGQVRDNVFWTLASGVTVWTGFEAGLFWAMANGYAPVLTFRDNPVRFVALFLLTPVWISFHFYWIHRALHWGPLYRSAHALHHRNVNVGPWSGLSMHPIEHLLFFSSVLVHLVVAAHPVHILFHMQHQALTAATSHTGFEALLSRDRKALALGTFHHQMHHRYFEVNYGNLEMPWDKWFGSFHDGTAEAHAQLKSRRQRRS, from the coding sequence ATGAGCGGCGAACCCGAAAGACCCGGCCTGCCCGGATGGCATCATGTGCCCGACGTGCCCATCGCCGTGTCGCCGTTTTTCTCGTGGCCGCCCGATCCGCGCCGGATGATCCGCTGGATCGCCGACCGCTGGTTCCGCCTGGCCGAGAACGCGGTTCTGACGGCCGTGGCGCTGATCTGCGTGGCGTGGTTCCAGCCCTCGCTGGAAACAACCCGCACCCTTGGGGCGGACTGGATCGCGGCGATCTGGTTGCGCAACCTCGTGCTGATGATCGCCGTCGCGGGCGGGTTGCACTGGTTCTTCTACATGCGGCGCGGCCAGGGTGACCGGTTGAAATACGATGGCCGCGACCTGGTCGCCAAAGGCCGTCAATTCAGTTTCGGCGGCCAGGTGCGCGACAATGTCTTCTGGACGCTGGCCAGCGGGGTGACCGTCTGGACCGGGTTCGAGGCCGGCTTGTTCTGGGCCATGGCCAACGGATACGCCCCGGTCCTGACCTTCCGCGACAATCCGGTCCGGTTCGTGGCGCTGTTCCTGCTGACGCCTGTCTGGATTTCGTTCCACTTTTACTGGATCCATCGGGCGTTGCATTGGGGGCCGCTGTACCGGTCGGCGCATGCGCTGCACCACCGCAATGTCAATGTCGGCCCTTGGTCGGGGTTATCCATGCATCCGATCGAACATCTGCTGTTTTTCAGCTCGGTGCTGGTGCATCTGGTTGTGGCCGCACATCCCGTGCACATCCTGTTCCACATGCAGCACCAGGCCCTGACCGCGGCGACCTCGCATACGGGGTTCGAGGCGCTCTTGTCGCGTGACCGCAAGGCGCTGGCGCTCGGCACGTTTCACCATCAGATGCATCACCGCTATTTCGAAGTGAATTACGGCAACCTGGAAATGCCCTGGGACAAGTGGTTCGGATCGTTCCATGACGGCACGGCAGAAGCCCATGCGCAGCTGAAATCGCGCCGCCAGCGCCGCAGCTGA
- the argF gene encoding ornithine carbamoyltransferase, whose translation MNHFLDIHKTDKTALRSIIDSAIAMKGRRDGRPRAALDDELPLKDRMVALIFEKPSTRTRVSFDVGVRQMGGQTMVLSGSDMQLGHGETIADTARVLSRYVDMIMIRTFDESVLEEMAEFATVPVINGLTDRSHPCQIMADVMTFEEHRGPIAGKKVVWSGDGNNVCASWLHAAGRFGFDFTFTGPVQLDPEMEFVGLARNEGARITIERDPVKAVAGADLIIADTWVSMHDAQSARERRHNMLRPYQVNQALMDAAKPDTLFMHCLPAHREEEVTSEVMDGPNSVIWDEAENRLHAQKAIMRWCLGT comes from the coding sequence ATGAACCATTTCCTCGACATCCACAAGACCGACAAGACCGCGCTGCGGTCGATCATCGACAGCGCCATCGCCATGAAGGGCAGGCGCGACGGCCGGCCGCGTGCGGCGCTGGACGACGAACTACCGCTCAAGGACCGCATGGTCGCGCTGATCTTCGAGAAACCCTCGACCCGGACCCGCGTCAGCTTCGACGTGGGCGTGCGCCAGATGGGCGGGCAGACGATGGTGCTGTCGGGGTCCGACATGCAACTGGGCCACGGCGAGACCATCGCCGACACCGCCCGGGTGCTGTCGCGCTATGTCGACATGATCATGATCCGCACCTTCGATGAATCGGTGCTCGAGGAAATGGCCGAATTCGCAACGGTCCCGGTCATCAACGGCCTGACCGACCGCAGCCATCCCTGCCAGATCATGGCCGACGTGATGACCTTCGAGGAACATCGCGGGCCGATCGCGGGAAAAAAGGTGGTCTGGTCCGGCGACGGCAACAATGTCTGCGCCTCCTGGCTGCACGCGGCCGGGCGGTTCGGCTTCGACTTCACCTTCACCGGCCCGGTGCAACTGGATCCCGAGATGGAGTTCGTCGGCCTGGCCCGGAACGAGGGCGCCCGGATCACCATCGAACGCGACCCGGTCAAAGCGGTGGCCGGCGCGGACCTGATCATCGCCGACACCTGGGTTAGCATGCATGATGCGCAATCGGCCCGCGAACGGCGCCACAACATGCTGCGTCCCTACCAGGTCAACCAGGCGCTGATGGATGCGGCCAAGCCGGACACGCTGTTCATGCATTGCCTGCCGGCGCACCGCGAGGAGGAAGTCACTTCCGAGGTCATGGATGGCCCGAATTCCGTGATCTGGGACGAGGCCGAGAACCGCCTGCACGCGCAAAAGGCGATCATGCGCTGGTGTCTGGGCACCTGA
- a CDS encoding aspartate aminotransferase family protein, producing MIPSILPTYNRASLNFVKGEGSWLVEADGRRFLDLGSGIAVNALGHAHPALVKALTDQANALWHVSNLYQIPQQQALADKLVEHSFADTVFFTNSGTEACELAVKMARKYWYEKGRPDRTEIVAFEGSFHGRSSAGIAAAGSEKMTKGFGPLLPGFTHLQWGDHDALRAAVTDKTAAVLIEPVQGEGGIRPLPDQCLKGLRDLCDQTGALLILDEVQCGMGRTGRLFAHEWAGITPDIVMVAKGIGGGFPLGAVLATEDAASGMTAGTHGSTYGGNPLACAVGCAVMDHVADKDFLAEVNRKAGVLRQKLEGLVASHPDVFEAVRGSGLMLGLKCRAANTDVVKAGYDAQLIVVPAADNVVRLLPPLTLSDDEIAEALTRLEQAAAALEKQPA from the coding sequence ATGATCCCGTCCATCCTGCCGACCTACAACCGCGCGTCCCTGAACTTCGTCAAAGGCGAAGGCAGTTGGCTGGTAGAGGCGGACGGGCGACGGTTTCTCGATCTCGGTTCGGGCATCGCGGTGAACGCGTTGGGCCATGCCCATCCGGCGCTGGTCAAGGCGCTGACCGACCAGGCGAACGCGCTGTGGCACGTCTCGAACCTCTACCAGATCCCGCAACAGCAGGCGCTGGCGGACAAGCTGGTCGAGCACAGCTTTGCCGACACCGTCTTTTTCACCAATTCCGGCACCGAGGCCTGCGAACTGGCCGTCAAGATGGCGCGCAAGTACTGGTACGAAAAGGGCCGGCCGGACCGGACCGAGATCGTCGCATTCGAAGGCAGTTTCCACGGCCGGTCCTCGGCCGGGATCGCGGCGGCCGGCTCCGAGAAGATGACCAAGGGGTTCGGCCCGTTGCTGCCCGGTTTCACGCATCTGCAATGGGGCGATCACGACGCGTTGCGTGCCGCCGTGACAGACAAGACCGCCGCGGTGCTGATCGAACCCGTTCAGGGCGAAGGCGGCATTCGGCCCTTGCCCGACCAATGCCTCAAGGGGTTGCGCGACCTGTGCGACCAGACCGGCGCATTGCTGATCCTCGACGAGGTGCAGTGCGGCATGGGCCGCACCGGGCGGCTTTTCGCGCATGAATGGGCAGGCATCACTCCGGACATCGTCATGGTCGCCAAGGGCATCGGCGGCGGCTTCCCGCTGGGTGCGGTGCTGGCCACCGAAGACGCGGCATCGGGCATGACCGCCGGCACCCACGGTTCGACCTATGGCGGCAACCCGCTGGCCTGCGCGGTGGGCTGCGCCGTGATGGACCATGTGGCCGACAAGGATTTCCTGGCCGAGGTCAATCGCAAGGCCGGCGTTTTGCGGCAAAAGCTGGAAGGGCTGGTGGCAAGCCACCCGGACGTGTTTGAAGCGGTGCGTGGCTCGGGTCTGATGCTGGGCCTGAAATGCCGGGCGGCCAACACGGACGTGGTCAAGGCGGGCTACGACGCGCAACTGATCGTGGTCCCCGCCGCCGACAACGTCGTGCGCCTGCTACCGCCGCTGACCCTGAGCGACGACGAGATCGCCGAGGCGCTGACCCGACTGGAACAGGCCGCCGCCGCCCTCGAAAAACAACCGGCCTGA